One segment of Desulfonatronum thiodismutans DNA contains the following:
- a CDS encoding IS110 family RNA-guided transposase — translation MTQRDGVDSQGRTVLRKTLKRAQVADFFSNLPHCLVGMEACASSTYWARVIESCGHTAKRIHPKFVKPYLMAEKNDPNDAEAICEAVQRPRMRFVPNKTQEQADIQAIHRVRRSFVQARTAAINQVRGLLAENGIILKQGACHVRFHLPSIIDDHENGLSGTMRQLLRSQYENITFLDARIAEQNKVLKDIVKEHEACRRLMQIPGVGVLTASILLTVAGTVQDFKNGREFAAYLGLVPRQHSTGGKRRLLGISKRGDSYVRTLLIHGGRAVLRAMKMDREPLGDGARNAWLVSLIDRRGHNRASVALANRTARIAWSMLAHGTEYAKAA, via the coding sequence TTTTCTCCAACCTGCCGCATTGTCTTGTCGGCATGGAAGCATGCGCCAGTTCCACTTACTGGGCACGGGTCATCGAATCCTGTGGTCATACCGCCAAAAGAATCCATCCAAAGTTCGTCAAGCCTTACCTGATGGCCGAGAAAAACGATCCCAACGATGCGGAGGCTATCTGTGAGGCAGTGCAACGTCCAAGAATGCGTTTTGTTCCCAATAAGACCCAGGAACAGGCGGATATCCAAGCTATTCACCGTGTCCGTAGAAGCTTTGTCCAAGCAAGGACCGCGGCGATCAACCAGGTTAGAGGTCTGCTGGCTGAGAACGGCATTATCCTCAAGCAAGGGGCTTGTCATGTCCGCTTTCATCTCCCGTCGATCATTGACGATCATGAAAACGGCCTTTCCGGAACCATGCGGCAGTTGCTGCGTTCCCAGTATGAGAACATTACTTTCCTTGACGCCCGAATAGCCGAGCAAAACAAGGTTCTGAAGGACATCGTCAAGGAGCATGAAGCTTGCCGCCGTCTGATGCAGATTCCTGGAGTAGGGGTTCTTACCGCCTCGATTCTTCTGACTGTGGCCGGGACGGTCCAAGACTTCAAAAACGGAAGGGAATTCGCGGCGTATCTTGGTCTTGTTCCGCGCCAACACTCCACTGGAGGGAAGCGACGTCTTTTGGGCATCAGCAAGCGTGGCGACAGCTACGTCAGGACACTTCTGATCCATGGAGGTCGAGCGGTTCTGCGAGCCATGAAAATGGACCGGGAACCTCTTGGAGATGGGGCGCGTAATGCCTGGCTTGTGAGCCTGATTGACCGGCGAGGCCACAATAGGGCGAGTGTCGCCTTGGCGAACAGGACGGCTCGGATTGCATGGAGCATGCTGGCACACGGCACCGAGTACGCCAAGGCGGCGTGA